A genomic window from Microbacterium sp. H1-D42 includes:
- a CDS encoding dihydrolipoamide acetyltransferase family protein yields MTTQTFTLPDVGEGLTEAELVAWKVAPGDTVAINDVICEIETAKSLVELPSPHAGTVGELLVAEGVTVEVGAPIITFLSDAVAAAPSAPAEPAPEEGGGSVLVGYGTGGGASSRRRKPAERPVRSSVGVIAKPPIRKLARDLNVDLTEVTATGADGEITRDDVVKHASQASVFRNIETPEWGTVREETIPAPAPEPVGLARGIQPSSPEATDGRSESIPVKGVRKATSSAMVRSAYSAPHVTVWKEVDASRTMELVGRLKASPDFTDIRVSPLLIMARAVIWAARRTPMVNAAWVDTEDGAEIVVRHYVNLGIAAATPRGLLVPNIKDAQDLSLKDLARALNRLTLTAREGKTSPADQQGGTITITNIGVFGMDAGTPIINPGESGIIAMGTIAQKPWVVDGEVRPRWVTTVAGSFDHRVLDGDAMSRFVADVAAVLEEPALLVD; encoded by the coding sequence ATGACCACTCAGACCTTCACCCTTCCCGACGTCGGCGAGGGCCTCACTGAAGCCGAGCTCGTCGCCTGGAAGGTGGCGCCAGGCGACACCGTGGCGATCAACGACGTGATCTGCGAGATCGAGACGGCGAAATCACTCGTCGAGCTGCCATCGCCGCACGCCGGCACAGTCGGCGAGCTGCTCGTGGCCGAGGGCGTCACCGTCGAGGTCGGTGCGCCGATCATCACTTTCTTGTCGGATGCTGTCGCTGCAGCGCCCTCGGCACCCGCTGAGCCCGCTCCGGAGGAGGGCGGTGGGTCGGTGCTGGTCGGCTACGGCACCGGCGGTGGCGCCTCGTCACGCCGACGCAAGCCGGCCGAGCGACCGGTGCGCTCGTCGGTGGGAGTGATCGCGAAGCCCCCGATCCGCAAGCTCGCCCGCGACCTGAACGTCGACCTGACCGAGGTGACCGCAACTGGCGCCGACGGCGAGATCACGCGCGACGACGTGGTGAAGCACGCTTCGCAGGCGAGTGTCTTCCGCAACATCGAGACCCCGGAGTGGGGGACAGTGCGCGAGGAGACCATTCCGGCGCCTGCGCCGGAGCCGGTGGGGCTGGCCCGTGGCATCCAGCCGTCCTCGCCGGAGGCGACCGACGGGCGCAGCGAGTCGATCCCGGTCAAAGGCGTGCGCAAGGCGACGTCATCGGCCATGGTGCGCAGCGCGTACTCGGCCCCGCACGTCACGGTCTGGAAGGAGGTCGACGCGAGCCGCACGATGGAACTCGTCGGTCGGCTGAAGGCCTCACCGGACTTCACCGACATCCGGGTGTCGCCCCTGCTGATCATGGCCCGCGCGGTCATCTGGGCAGCCCGCCGCACGCCGATGGTGAACGCGGCCTGGGTCGACACCGAGGACGGTGCCGAGATCGTCGTGCGCCACTATGTGAACCTCGGCATCGCCGCGGCCACGCCGCGCGGTCTGCTGGTGCCGAACATCAAGGACGCCCAGGATCTCAGCCTGAAGGACCTCGCTCGCGCCTTGAACCGGTTGACCCTCACAGCCCGCGAGGGCAAGACCAGCCCGGCCGACCAGCAGGGCGGCACCATCACGATCACCAACATCGGCGTGTTCGGGATGGACGCCGGCACCCCGATCATCAACCCCGGCGAGTCGGGCATCATCGCCATGGGCACGATCGCCCAGAAGCCGTGGGTCGTCGACGGCGAGGTGCGCCCCCGATGGGTGACGACTGTCGCCGGTTCGTTCGACCACCGAGTGCTCGACGGCGACGCCATGAGCCGCTTCGTCGCCGACGTGGCCGCCGTGCTGGAGGAGCCCGCGCTGCTGGTGGACTGA
- a CDS encoding thiamine pyrophosphate-dependent dehydrogenase E1 component subunit alpha: MTSTETPLVRVLEADGRYAPSAAAEQYLPLIDALSDAELEQFYRDMVVIRAIDTQATNLQRQGQLALWPPSRGQEAAQVGSAYAARRQDTLFPSYREHAVTRIRGVDPVDILSVMRGNTHGGWNPLDPKNGNTRIYTLVLGSQTLHAAGFGMGLVFDGKTGTGDVERDEAVVVYYGDGASSQGDVHEAMVFAASYNAPVLFFLQNNHWAISVPVETQTKVPLVTRGAGYGIPSVRVDGNDVLASYAVSRAQLDEARSGGGPRAIEAVTYRMGAHTTSDDPTKYRGSDEEQSWAQRDPIARMRAFLEGRGAAASVFDDVETEAADAAEDLRARTVALTAPGRELMFDHVYSEPHPLIDEQKAWLEQYEASFEGGANR; the protein is encoded by the coding sequence GTGACCTCGACCGAAACACCCCTCGTTCGCGTTCTGGAAGCCGATGGGCGATACGCCCCGAGCGCCGCCGCCGAGCAGTACCTGCCCCTCATCGACGCGCTGTCGGATGCTGAACTCGAGCAGTTCTACCGAGATATGGTCGTCATCCGCGCCATCGACACCCAGGCCACCAACCTGCAGCGTCAGGGCCAGCTGGCGCTGTGGCCTCCGAGCCGCGGACAGGAGGCGGCGCAGGTCGGATCCGCGTACGCGGCACGCAGACAGGACACGCTCTTCCCGTCTTATCGCGAACATGCGGTCACCCGCATCCGAGGCGTCGACCCGGTCGACATCCTCAGCGTGATGCGCGGCAACACACACGGCGGCTGGAACCCCCTCGACCCGAAGAACGGCAACACCCGCATCTACACGCTCGTGCTCGGTTCGCAGACGCTGCACGCGGCCGGCTTCGGCATGGGCCTCGTCTTCGACGGCAAGACCGGCACCGGCGATGTCGAGCGCGACGAGGCTGTCGTCGTCTACTACGGTGACGGCGCCTCCAGCCAGGGCGATGTGCACGAGGCGATGGTGTTCGCCGCCAGCTACAACGCGCCTGTGCTGTTCTTCCTGCAGAACAACCACTGGGCGATCTCAGTGCCGGTCGAGACCCAGACGAAGGTGCCCCTGGTCACCCGCGGCGCCGGCTACGGCATCCCCTCGGTGCGCGTCGACGGCAACGACGTGCTCGCAAGCTACGCCGTCTCGCGGGCGCAGCTCGACGAGGCACGCTCTGGGGGCGGGCCTCGGGCGATCGAGGCGGTCACCTACCGCATGGGCGCGCACACGACGAGCGACGACCCCACCAAATACCGCGGCAGCGACGAGGAGCAGTCCTGGGCGCAGCGCGACCCGATCGCGCGCATGCGCGCGTTCCTCGAGGGCCGAGGGGCGGCAGCATCCGTCTTCGACGACGTCGAGACCGAGGCGGCGGATGCCGCTGAGGATCTCCGCGCGCGCACCGTCGCACTCACAGCCCCAGGCCGTGAGCTGATGTTCGACCACGTCTACAGCGAGCCGCATCCGCTCATCGACGAGCAGAAGGCGTGGCTGGAACAGTACGAAGCCTCGTTCGAGGGAGGGGCGAACCGATGA
- a CDS encoding ROK family protein, with product MSVLGIDFGGTKVALRAEAPDGDCAEERLQIEDGENAEEVLSRTFETARRLVDQIGPLASVGISTPGIVFDDRVDLAPNVIGWSDLELGHRMQAEFGVSSLRIENDVKAASLAECREGALSGVDIGLYVNLGTGIAISPVIAGEVLRGAHGSAGEVGYAVIDIHDGVTLEEFAGGSGLGRRVAAAQDVPATDVASLVAAIPHSEAARRMWADAVDEIARHLITAVLTIDPSRIVIGGGMTRAGDALLVPLSERLTGAIPYPPQIVPSAFGADASLRGAMILARPAA from the coding sequence ATGAGCGTGCTCGGAATCGACTTCGGCGGCACGAAGGTCGCATTGCGGGCCGAGGCTCCCGACGGAGACTGTGCTGAAGAACGACTGCAGATCGAGGACGGCGAGAATGCCGAGGAGGTTCTCTCGCGCACCTTCGAGACTGCGCGGCGCCTCGTGGATCAGATCGGACCACTTGCCTCCGTCGGCATCTCGACCCCCGGCATCGTCTTCGATGACCGTGTCGACCTCGCGCCCAACGTGATCGGATGGTCGGATCTCGAGCTCGGGCACCGAATGCAGGCGGAGTTCGGCGTCTCGTCGCTCAGAATCGAGAATGACGTGAAGGCGGCGTCGCTCGCCGAGTGCCGGGAGGGTGCGCTCAGTGGCGTGGACATCGGGTTGTACGTCAACCTCGGCACGGGGATCGCGATCTCGCCAGTCATCGCAGGTGAGGTGCTGCGCGGCGCGCACGGGTCTGCCGGAGAGGTGGGATACGCCGTGATCGACATCCATGACGGCGTCACGCTGGAGGAGTTCGCGGGCGGCAGCGGCCTGGGCAGACGAGTGGCGGCCGCGCAAGATGTCCCGGCAACCGATGTCGCGAGTCTGGTCGCCGCGATTCCGCATTCTGAGGCGGCGCGGCGAATGTGGGCGGATGCTGTGGATGAGATCGCTCGCCACCTCATCACCGCCGTCCTCACGATCGACCCCTCTCGCATCGTCATCGGGGGCGGAATGACCCGTGCGGGCGACGCTCTGCTCGTCCCTCTGTCCGAGCGACTGACGGGAGCCATCCCGTATCCGCCGCAGATCGTGCCCTCGGCGTTCGGGGCGGACGCTTCGCTGCGGGGCGCGATGATTCTGGCACGCCCCGCCGCCTGA
- a CDS encoding PIG-L family deacetylase: protein MDDLQSPSGYSLTRRNLFKAGGAFGVAAAVAGLQVSGLTPAEQALAAPGGAVKLNVLFIGAHPDDEAGNLGVLGQWNEFHDMKAGVITVTRGEGGGNAVGLEEGPPLGMLREAEERKAVGYAGIENVFNLDGLDFYYTASAPLSHQVWDGNAVLNRIVRVVRATRPDVIITMNPSAVEGNHGNHQQAAMFAVEAYLAAGDESRYPEHFAEGFRPWQPRRILRSGANGSGAAGEGGVAAGYTPTVSSDVVFGCWNGTMSVRNGKRWSQMLDQARWAYVTQGWGEFAPGTTDPAKISNSWFTVIHSRTPIVDAKSGGDAALRGAALPIQGGLPLGTLIDVRPGRFEVVAGESVPVEVIVTAPSDAKLPAGRLTLAVPSGWSATGAVTVPSLNKGRSHRVSVQVTAAGDAAVGTQARVEATLAAGSAKGTTFAQLRVAGAVEATIRPLEEIQAFRDWTAGLGMKHLDVLVPELFPLGQGRTKALEIVVENFSSQSRSGSVALTLPAGFSASASQQYAGLAAGKTATLTFDVTNVDTSIPTANRASNKGNWPVTITATSESGTAERDVTMNLVPTYAVQRAGTAPAIDGIRRDGEYPGDPIPVVTVWDGSPMGGTNPSISAQTWITHDDANFYLFLSVVDDVRGTILPASDNKRQRRTDAVEIYFDPRGTAPNTAHTFIAGIMPSMDSMTGAPGVGRDRDNWQGEAAITAPGMQVAVKMAATAEAYAGYDMEVKIPFGVLPDNVDPSHIGFNVVINDSDTQNKAAQTRVGWSTFPGMRADPWRWGILTLDGVQDKGAQPKAPTLPDTAARSVTSPQSILQSAADSVPLGGFMPTSHQLKVLKSSISAGIVSVSLQTPRSGTARVYLWDGSQVIGSAEANVQSGRTELRFGARTSSRGTGDSLTGTTASPVLAVSFESNGGVYAARAPLGGRSR from the coding sequence ATGGATGATCTTCAATCCCCTTCCGGATATTCGCTGACTCGCCGAAATCTGTTCAAGGCGGGCGGTGCGTTCGGCGTCGCCGCTGCGGTCGCCGGCCTGCAGGTGTCCGGCCTCACTCCCGCCGAACAGGCGCTGGCCGCACCGGGCGGCGCCGTCAAGCTGAACGTGCTCTTCATCGGCGCCCACCCCGATGATGAGGCCGGCAACCTCGGCGTTCTGGGCCAGTGGAACGAGTTCCACGATATGAAGGCCGGCGTCATCACCGTCACCCGCGGAGAAGGTGGCGGAAACGCTGTGGGTCTCGAAGAGGGGCCCCCTCTGGGGATGCTGCGCGAGGCCGAAGAGCGCAAGGCTGTTGGCTACGCCGGCATCGAGAACGTGTTCAATCTCGACGGACTCGACTTCTACTACACGGCAAGCGCACCGCTTTCGCACCAGGTCTGGGACGGCAATGCCGTGCTCAACCGCATCGTGCGCGTCGTGCGTGCCACGCGTCCTGACGTCATCATCACGATGAATCCCTCTGCCGTTGAGGGCAATCACGGCAATCACCAGCAGGCGGCGATGTTCGCGGTCGAGGCCTACCTGGCCGCCGGCGACGAAAGCCGCTACCCCGAGCACTTCGCCGAAGGCTTCCGCCCATGGCAGCCGCGTCGCATCCTGCGCTCGGGCGCGAACGGCTCCGGCGCAGCCGGCGAGGGCGGCGTCGCTGCGGGCTACACGCCGACCGTGTCGTCCGATGTCGTGTTCGGATGCTGGAACGGCACGATGAGCGTGCGCAACGGCAAGCGCTGGTCGCAGATGCTCGACCAGGCGCGTTGGGCCTACGTCACCCAGGGCTGGGGTGAGTTCGCCCCAGGCACGACCGATCCCGCCAAGATCTCCAACTCGTGGTTCACCGTCATCCACTCGCGCACACCGATCGTCGACGCGAAGTCGGGTGGCGACGCGGCGCTGCGCGGTGCTGCGCTGCCGATCCAGGGCGGGCTGCCGCTCGGAACGCTGATCGATGTGCGGCCAGGGCGCTTCGAAGTCGTCGCCGGGGAGAGCGTCCCCGTCGAGGTCATCGTCACCGCCCCCTCGGACGCGAAGCTGCCCGCGGGCCGGCTGACGCTTGCGGTCCCCTCGGGCTGGTCCGCGACTGGAGCCGTCACGGTCCCGTCCTTGAACAAGGGTCGATCGCACCGGGTGAGTGTTCAGGTCACCGCCGCGGGCGACGCCGCTGTCGGCACGCAGGCCCGCGTGGAGGCCACGCTCGCAGCGGGCTCAGCGAAGGGCACGACCTTTGCTCAGCTTCGCGTCGCAGGTGCGGTCGAGGCCACGATCCGTCCGCTTGAAGAGATTCAAGCGTTCCGCGACTGGACCGCAGGCCTCGGAATGAAGCATCTCGATGTGCTCGTCCCCGAGCTGTTCCCGCTGGGACAGGGGCGCACCAAGGCCCTTGAGATCGTCGTGGAGAACTTCTCGTCCCAGAGCCGCTCCGGATCGGTCGCGCTCACCCTGCCGGCTGGTTTCTCGGCATCCGCATCCCAGCAGTACGCGGGACTCGCCGCGGGAAAGACCGCCACGCTCACGTTCGACGTGACCAACGTGGATACATCGATCCCAACCGCGAACCGGGCGTCGAACAAGGGCAATTGGCCCGTCACCATCACCGCGACCAGCGAGTCGGGCACTGCGGAGCGCGACGTCACGATGAACCTCGTCCCGACATACGCGGTGCAGCGCGCAGGCACGGCCCCCGCCATAGACGGGATCCGCCGCGACGGGGAGTACCCCGGCGATCCGATTCCAGTGGTCACGGTGTGGGACGGCAGCCCGATGGGCGGCACGAACCCGTCGATCAGCGCGCAGACCTGGATCACGCACGACGACGCGAACTTCTACCTGTTCCTGTCTGTCGTCGACGATGTGCGGGGCACGATCCTGCCGGCATCTGACAACAAGCGTCAGCGGCGGACGGACGCCGTCGAGATCTATTTCGATCCGCGCGGCACTGCCCCGAACACCGCCCACACGTTCATCGCCGGAATCATGCCATCGATGGACTCCATGACCGGCGCGCCCGGCGTGGGCCGCGACCGTGACAACTGGCAGGGTGAGGCTGCGATCACCGCACCCGGAATGCAGGTCGCGGTGAAGATGGCTGCCACGGCAGAGGCGTACGCCGGGTACGACATGGAGGTCAAGATCCCCTTCGGCGTCCTGCCCGACAATGTCGACCCGTCGCACATCGGATTCAACGTGGTCATCAACGATTCCGACACGCAGAACAAGGCTGCCCAGACCCGTGTCGGCTGGTCGACGTTCCCCGGCATGCGAGCCGATCCATGGCGGTGGGGCATCCTCACGCTCGACGGCGTCCAGGACAAGGGGGCTCAACCCAAGGCGCCGACGCTGCCAGACACGGCAGCCCGCTCGGTCACGTCGCCTCAGTCGATTCTGCAGTCAGCGGCCGATTCTGTGCCCCTAGGCGGCTTCATGCCGACGAGCCATCAGCTCAAGGTGCTGAAGTCGTCGATCTCCGCTGGGATCGTGAGCGTCTCGCTGCAAACGCCCCGGTCGGGTACGGCGCGGGTCTACCTCTGGGACGGAAGCCAGGTCATCGGCAGCGCCGAAGCGAACGTGCAATCCGGCCGTACAGAGTTGCGATTCGGTGCACGCACCTCGTCTCGCGGCACCGGGGACAGTCTGACCGGTACGACGGCTTCGCCGGTTCTGGCCGTCTCGTTCGAGTCGAACGGCGGCGTCTACGCAGCCCGCGCACCGCTCGGCGGCCGCTCCCGCTGA
- a CDS encoding alpha-ketoacid dehydrogenase subunit beta, producing MTIETVPMSKALNAGLRKALEDDPRVLLMGEDIGPLGGVFRVTEHLHRDFGSQRVLDTPLAESGIVGTAIGLAMAGFRPVCEIQFDGFVFPAFDQITSQLAKMTNRHEGALSMPIVIRIPYGGHIGAVEHHQESPETYFAHTPGLRVVSPSTPNDAYWMIQEAIRSNDPVIFLEPKSRYWPKGEVDLSASAAPLHASRIVRRGSDVTLVGHGAMVTTLLQAAAIAEGEGTSCEVVDVRSLSPVDYGPILDSVRSTGRMVHAQEAPGFNGLGGEIAATVMERAFYSLEAPVLRVSGFDTPFPPAKLEGVYLPDADRILEAVDRSLAY from the coding sequence ATGACCATCGAGACTGTGCCGATGTCGAAGGCACTCAATGCCGGCCTGCGCAAGGCCCTCGAGGACGACCCCCGCGTGCTGCTGATGGGCGAGGACATCGGTCCGCTCGGCGGGGTCTTCCGCGTCACCGAGCACCTGCACCGCGACTTCGGCTCGCAGCGCGTGCTCGACACCCCGCTGGCCGAGTCCGGCATCGTCGGCACGGCGATCGGCCTCGCCATGGCGGGCTTCCGCCCGGTCTGCGAGATCCAGTTCGACGGCTTCGTATTCCCCGCATTCGACCAGATCACCTCGCAGCTGGCGAAGATGACCAACCGTCACGAGGGCGCCCTGTCGATGCCGATCGTGATCCGCATCCCCTACGGCGGGCACATCGGAGCCGTCGAGCACCACCAGGAGAGCCCGGAGACGTACTTCGCGCACACCCCGGGGCTGCGCGTCGTCTCGCCGTCGACTCCGAACGACGCGTACTGGATGATCCAGGAGGCGATCCGCTCGAACGACCCGGTGATCTTCCTCGAGCCCAAGAGCCGGTACTGGCCCAAGGGCGAGGTCGATCTGTCAGCATCCGCCGCCCCGCTGCACGCATCGCGCATCGTACGCCGCGGCAGCGATGTGACCCTCGTCGGACACGGCGCGATGGTGACCACCCTGCTGCAGGCGGCTGCGATCGCCGAGGGCGAGGGCACCAGCTGCGAGGTCGTCGACGTGCGCTCGCTCTCGCCGGTGGACTACGGCCCCATCCTCGACTCGGTGCGATCCACAGGGCGAATGGTCCACGCACAGGAGGCGCCCGGATTCAACGGCCTCGGTGGCGAGATCGCCGCGACGGTCATGGAGCGCGCGTTCTACTCGCTCGAGGCGCCAGTGCTTCGGGTCTCGGGCTTCGACACGCCCTTCCCGCCCGCGAAGCTCGAGGGCGTCTACCTTCCCGATGCCGACCGCATCCTCGAAGCCGTCGACCGCTCGCTCGCCTACTGA
- the argH gene encoding argininosuccinate lyase, with product MNRDEIVQRDGATFPGESYTTAVLRPAYDEAKRMLLPSMIQIHRAHLIMLHGAGILNDADAATIARAIDGLDLDALAASEYTGQFEDLFFTVENEMMRIGGDVTGSLHTARSRNDMGMTLYRMVMRRQLIRVLDAAGELYETLVRLGGEHADTLSLEHTHTQPAQPSTLGHRFLAIADVLGRDIRRVQQAYESLDYSPMGGAALTGTGFAIDREHMAQLLGFRGVVENSYDAVAATDYIAHSAIALQLMAIDTGRSCVDFLNWCTAEFGLYRVAAPYVQISSIMPQKRNPVSIEHSRSLLSAASASAATVLTMMHNTPFGDIVDTEDDLQPYAWRAVDTLTDVLHLLTGVLGTIQVNTDVMRERALSSFANATELADTLVRDGGLTFTQAHAVVSRIVREADSAGVVDVRTIDPVRVHEVTKEVAGRDVSLTPEDFARALNADNFVAVRTSIGGAAPAEVARMAQARAVTVDEFRLWREGMRAHLDSVADQLIASTATLGA from the coding sequence ATGAACCGCGACGAGATCGTCCAGCGCGACGGCGCCACCTTCCCGGGCGAAAGCTACACGACCGCTGTCCTGCGTCCTGCGTATGACGAGGCGAAGCGGATGCTGCTGCCCTCGATGATCCAGATCCACCGCGCGCATCTGATCATGCTGCACGGGGCCGGCATCTTGAACGACGCCGACGCCGCCACGATTGCAAGGGCGATCGACGGGCTGGATCTCGACGCTCTTGCCGCCAGTGAGTACACGGGCCAGTTCGAGGACCTGTTCTTCACTGTGGAGAACGAGATGATGCGCATCGGCGGCGATGTCACCGGCAGCCTCCACACGGCGCGCAGCCGCAATGACATGGGCATGACGCTCTACCGCATGGTCATGCGTCGGCAGCTGATCCGCGTGCTGGATGCCGCTGGCGAACTCTACGAGACGCTGGTGCGCCTCGGTGGCGAGCACGCCGACACGCTCTCGCTGGAGCACACGCACACCCAGCCGGCGCAGCCATCGACGCTCGGACACCGCTTCCTCGCCATCGCCGACGTGCTCGGCCGCGACATCCGCCGGGTGCAGCAGGCTTACGAGAGCTTGGACTACTCGCCGATGGGCGGCGCGGCGCTGACCGGCACCGGATTCGCCATCGATCGCGAGCACATGGCGCAGCTTCTCGGGTTCCGCGGTGTCGTGGAGAATTCCTACGATGCCGTTGCCGCCACCGACTACATCGCACATTCGGCGATCGCCTTGCAGCTCATGGCGATCGACACGGGGCGCAGCTGCGTGGACTTCCTCAACTGGTGCACGGCAGAGTTCGGCTTGTACCGCGTCGCGGCTCCCTATGTGCAGATCTCGTCGATCATGCCGCAGAAGCGGAACCCCGTCTCGATCGAGCACTCCCGGTCACTGCTCTCGGCGGCATCCGCCAGTGCCGCCACCGTGCTGACAATGATGCACAACACACCCTTCGGTGACATCGTCGACACTGAAGACGACCTGCAGCCATACGCATGGCGTGCCGTGGACACCCTCACGGACGTGCTGCACCTGCTCACGGGTGTTCTGGGCACGATACAGGTGAACACCGATGTGATGCGGGAGCGTGCGCTGTCATCGTTCGCGAACGCCACCGAACTCGCGGACACACTCGTCCGCGATGGCGGACTGACGTTCACGCAGGCGCACGCCGTGGTCTCGCGGATCGTGCGGGAGGCGGACTCGGCAGGTGTCGTCGATGTGCGCACCATCGACCCTGTTCGCGTGCACGAGGTGACCAAGGAGGTCGCCGGCCGTGACGTCTCGCTGACTCCGGAGGACTTCGCACGCGCTCTGAACGCCGACAACTTCGTCGCCGTGCGAACGTCCATCGGAGGGGCTGCCCCTGCGGAGGTGGCCAGGATGGCGCAGGCCCGCGCGGTCACCGTCGACGAGTTCCGACTGTGGCGCGAAGGAATGCGCGCTCATCTCGACTCCGTCGCCGACCAGCTCATCGCCTCGACGGCGACGCTGGGCGCGTGA